From the Sardina pilchardus chromosome 11, fSarPil1.1, whole genome shotgun sequence genome, the window GGAGCGGAGCGCAGCTCGAATCTTTACCCAGTAAAGGACATTACAAATGAGACGGATGAGAATAGTAAGTTATTCTGTTATAGAATATATGATTTTAGTATGTTTACAAACGCCGCGTATTATGTTATTTCATTGTTATCTGGCTCATATTCGACATCGCGCTTTGTGTTCGGAACTCAAGTCAGTATGGAGCTAACCGACGTTagcatgctagctagctagtcgGGTAATTTCAatctagcagctaacgttactgAGGCTAGCTTGCAAGCTAGCTGACAGTTGAATTCTTTGTTCGAGTCCTGGGATCTTAGGTGAAATCACGCTAGCATCTGGCGTTGGACAGAAATATAAAGATGATAACTAAGTACATTGCACGTTAACGTCGCCTGGTATTAGCAGTTTAAAATACGCAATGTAACGTGAGCTGCCGATTTTATAACGTTATgtctagcagctagcagctaccCCGAAACCTAACGTCAGTGGACCCTTTCAGAGTTTTACCCTAGCGAGCTAGCAAGTTGGCTAATGTTAAGGTTTGGTTAATATGAATAATCGATAGATACATCTCTGACCACGACGGAGATGTATTACTCTGCCTATCAAAGTATACAGACAGCCACTAAATGACCACGAACTTAGCCAGCGCTAATTGTTACCATCAAACGTTATCGCGACTGTTAACCTTCGACGGTGGTTCGTGGCGCCGTCTTCACAGTAACGCTATTTTGTCGTGTTATCGACTGAAACCTTAGTATTTGGAAGGTTATTTACGTTTAACGTTACGTTAAAACTAATTAATGTTAATGTGAGACAACCTGTCATAGAAAGAAAACGGCTATAGCCATGTTTACATCGCGTACGAATAGGGGAAACGTTATAACGTTAGTGTAGTAGTCTTTGTTAGCAATAGATAGAATGACATTAGCATGCTACGTGACGCTACGTTAACATTAGCCTAGCTACTCCTCAGCTGATTAAAAATGCCCCGTCTCTTGCATTTGAGTATTTTTTTAACGTTAAATTTGATATCGAGATCAAAATAAAGAGAAGATATTCCTCTAGTTTTAGGTGTTAGGGGTAGGTGTGTCGGTAAAATGTCAGAATACTTTAAATAAAACGGTAACTTTAAGGATAACATTGCTTGCTGACAAACCTGGTGTTTTTTCGGTCCGAAGGTTATCAACGTAACGTTTGGCAGGGCTGATTCGGTAAATTTACCCAACATGAACACGCAATAAGCTGTCAAATATTAGGACAACCTGTCGTCTTTACATCCGAATCCTTGCCGTAATCTAAACGCACCCTTATATTGGAAATGGCTGACACCCCATGATGTTACTAGCATAGGGCAAAGCGGCTATCATCAGTACATGAGTTGGCTTAGATCTATAGTTAGGAGTAGCTGCTAATATTAACAATACTCTTCTGATGTTACATCTAACTGATGTTAACGTTACTAACATGTTACGAATACTGACCAACACAATTAAATGTTTTCTGTCTACGTTCGCTACGACGGTTGTTTTCATCACCTCTAACATTGATACATGATTGTGTGAATGATTTGCGGTGTAAATGTTACGGTAGTTAGTGTTGGTACATTGCTCAGGTGACTATCTAACTTGTTACTTTTGTTTATGAAAAATGATACATATTATATAttcactttttaaaatgatatttaCTGCAGTACATTTCGAATTAATAGCAATGTAATTATTGTCTTTCGAATACCGGCTTAAGCTAATGTTGTGTGTGGCTACAAGTAATAGTCAAGTGTAAAGTGATTCGACGTTACACTGTAGCTAAGGTGTCAATCCTAATGTCtgagggaggaaagaaaagtTTCCTCCCGGCATACTGCAACGTGGCCGGAAcgcagctttgtgtgtgtgttcaagtctGGTGTGCCCGTCTTCCTGTTGTGACGGTTGTGTGAAGCAAACTCTGCACTATGGGAGTTACAATGTGGGAGGACTTGCCATAAATGATTGTCCAACCTCCAGTACTATTGTGTAGTCTTTATTTagaggcatatttatttactttatgCATACGGGGGTAGGGTTCAGTTCTATGGCACGTTTTCACCTCCGCACATGTAAACACTGTATAAACACTCTTTTCCCATATGACGCATTCAACTATTTTCAATTGTTTAAACTTTGTACTAATCTATtgcctttttgtttgtgtgcttgtttgtttcagATTACCCCAATGTAAGATGGAGGATAGCTTTGATTGCGACTGTGGTGAGCTTGAGCCACCTGATCACTGAGGGAAAGAGAACTCTGTAAATCAGCTGCCAGTTTTGTTTTCAGTCAGGTGGATTTGAATTTATTGTAAAGGAAGAGAACTATTAATTAATATTAGTGCTACTAAAATTAAACTATGCTGCTCAGGACCAGTTGTACACTGAATGTATCTGCACTGTGAGGATGGTATTAGATACTTAAGCAATTTAGCTTTTGTTTAATGCCTTTTGATTGGCCTCAAATCATTCcattagtctagtcaagtttgTAAAGGATTCCCCTTAAAGGCAAAGATTTTCAGAACACATTGCAAAATGATTTCACAGTTTGATTACATATCAAAGAGCTCACTTTACCATACACTGAGAAGACACTGAAGGCTAGAAAGGAGGGGGAACAGAGAGGTCCACTGTGGCATGTTGGTCTAGGAAAATAATACAGACTTAGGTATTTTAATATTGCTGAGGGAAAGATAGACAAGCCAAGTCTGTTCATTTCACATTTGGCTTCATAAAAGTTTTAATACCTCCCTACCCTAAGAAGCTAAGAAGTTGAGTGCTCTGCCTGAAGAGAAGTACCAAACATGGCCGAGAAGTTTGAGAGCCTGATGAACATTCATGGCTTTGATTTGGGTCCACGCTACATGGACTTAAAGCCACTGGGCTACGGTGGCAACGGTCTGGTGTTCTCTGCCGTGGACACCGACTGTGACAAGAGGGTGGCAGTAAAGAAGATTGTGCTGACTGACCCACAGAGTGTCAAACATGCCTTGCGTGAGATCAAGATCATCCGCAGGCTGGACCATGACAATATTGTGAAGGTGTTTGAAACCCTGGGGCCCAGCGGGCGGCAGCTAAACGAGGACGTGAGCTCCCTGACCGAGGTGAACTCCGTCTACATCGTGCAGGAGTACATGGAGACAGACCTGTGCAAGCTGCTGGAGCAGGGCCTGCTCTCCGAGGGGCACGCCCGGCTCTTCATGTACCAGCTCCTGCGCGGCCTCAAGTACATCCACTCCGCCAACGTCCTGCACCGCGACCTCAAGCCGGCCAACCTGTTTGTCAACACGGAGGATTTGGTGCTCAAGGTTGGAGATTTCGGGCTGGCTCGCATCATGGACCCACACTACTCTCACAAGGTAATAATGCGTTTCTTAAATGTGTTCATCCTCATGTGTATTGGTGGTGGCTGTGCAATGTGCGCTGGCATCTAAATGGTGGGGCAAAGGGTAGACTTCCAGTGGCTGTGTTAACACAAACTTGCTTTTGAATGAGTCACCATCTGGCTCGTGTTAGCCCTCTTTAAAATGATATCTTTGGACTTAAGAGGATATAAACGTGCAGCAAAACACGCCTTAAATCCTTTGTGGATGCTTTGCCTTCATGTAATAGTTGAGACCTTTGGATATGGAGACATTCCATTTCTCAGAATTGAGTCTGCTACCTTTACTACAGTTTGTGGAGGAAGTAGTTATCTTTATTTTCTCTGAAAGGTCACAATGCCTAGctatttgtgtgttattgcttttgtGGATTTGCTTTTCTTTGAAATTTGCATTCGTGCTTAGATGGATGTTTTAAATGAGAGGCGTTGGCTGTGGAAAGTAGGTTGCTAGAAGTCATGTCATAGCCTTGTGGGCTTAGGTAGATCAGCAGTGAGATGCGTGCACATGTTTTAGATTAGTCACCAATCCAGTTTCACCGTGCAGCTGGCAGCAGAAAATGAGCCTCTGCCGTTCAGGAGGGCCTCACTCTATATCTGGCTGAGCAGTCAGTTCAGCTTTTGAGTTCAGACCAGTGGGTTTTTCAGAAGCCTGGCTGAAAGCCTACTAGGGGTGGACGTGAACAGCTGAGAGCATAGTGGGCCTTCTCTTGGGCCTGTGCTCTGTCCCCCACATTTAGGCTAGGTTGCGTTAGTCTATGCAGAGTTATATGCAGTCTCTGCCCCTATACTATATAAAGTCTGTTTGGCAAGCATTCGTGGTGATGAAGAGATAAGTGAGGCCTTAGTGGAAAGaatactcctcttcctcagctgtCAGCGTTTCCATGGTGGGCTACGACAGCAGACAGCTGTGAGAACCGCActtgtgggcggactctgggcttttgtctgtctctgttgtgAAGACAAACGCCACTTGGGAGTGCCCACCAGGCACCACTGCTGACTAGTCGGGCTGCTTGGCCTCCCTCAGGCTGGCTGCTTTAGAGGACGTGTCCTGTCTGGTGCCCAGTTCTCAGTTCAGCACAACCTATAATTGAAGATGctgccatgtgtgtgcatgggtgacAGTTGGCCTCGCAAGTGTCCGTGAACCAACTTATGACCTGCTGAATATGATACTATTTGAACGTCTGGAGTTTCTAAATAAAGATGACTTGTTTGCCTTAGTGTTAGCCATTGATGTCGGCTTCAAGGACCCACGTGTTGTGCTTAGGATTGTGGTTGTGAAAGTTCAGTACTTTATTGGAACATAAATGTATGGACATGATGAGTGAAGGGCAATCTGAGAAAGGCACAGGCCTAATTTAGTTAAGAATCTTCCATTACCTGAGAAGGGAAAATGAAGTCTGCTTGTTTGACACGGAACTCAACATGCAGTGAGCTAAATAGTTTCTTATGCTGAATATAGCACCGTTTTTAGTTTAACTGCTGCATGAGTTCTTCTTGAATGAGTCATTCTCATTCTGGTCACAAAGTGCATGCACAGGCTGCGTGAAATGCTTAAGTTTTTGTTGGCGATGGAAATCTGCCCGGACTCTAGAATCTCAGGAATTCACGTGCAGCTCTGATCAAACAGctcgccccctccccccttcctgtGCTCCTCTTTCCCAGGCAGCCTTTGTCTGTGCCGTTTTTGGATGGGGGGTTGGGGAGAGCACGGGTGTCTGCTGGTTCTTTTGCATTGGCTCTTGAGGCTTGTAAGTTTGTGTGGGCGTATGTAAGGGTTCCCCTCCAGCTGTGTGACCTACTGAGGCTGGATCTGGCGCTCAGAATAAAGTCTGCCTTGGTGAAAAAGTTTCGAAAGAAGATTCATCAGCAGAGCGAAAGAATGTTTGCTAACATGTCAGATGTGTGTGAGCTTATAATTTCCCCTCGCTCAGATCTTCTGATTCTCATAGAGGTGACCTTGCAGTCATAGAGGTGACCTTGCATTCATATGAATTAATCAGGAAAACTGTAGACTTGTCAATAACCTCTTGTATCAGAACATGTAGGCACCAAACAAGCTGCAACAATCAGTAGTCTCTGGTGTGGTAGTATTTATGAAAGAGGCCTTTTGTTCACCCAAATGGTGCCCAAAGTCTTGCGTTTTCTCATGTTTCACAGATGGTTGGCCACTAATTCATGCTATGAACCAGCAATGTTTGTCTCACAGTTGTGGAgtttgtttgtaaatacatttaGCACCACAGCCAGCTCTGCCCCAAGCTGCTATGCATAAATCCTGAATGTATTagcatgttttttcttttttttctctctctctccctttggctTCTGATGGACTTTACTCTGGCTGCATCACCACCCTCAATCTTGCTCCAACAGATTAAGTTGCCAACCTCGTGCTTAAGCAGtctgaaaatagtttttttccccttttctctctctctcctggtcccTTCACTGGTTTAGAAAATGTGATTCATGTGTCATTGCAGACTCTGTTTCCGTTTGCACTTGTGAAATTAGAAGGGTAGAGTCGGCAGAGGCAGTGACTCACCCCTTATTGTTGCCCATTTACCGAAACTAGGCGGAAATGACTTTCTCAGTGCAGGGAACTAAAACCTTTCACAGGTTAAACTATCCACATTACCACATCAACAGACACTCCTCCATCCACATTACCTCAGATTGGCAAACATCAGTCTGTTCTGTAAGAACAAACCCACCCACCAGGGTTTGGGAAAGGAACAACACAATTTCacagacttatcactttgtccATGTAGTTGTGCAATGTTTGACTGACTActttttgtgtatttattttaattgtaagtCGTCGCATATAGGGTAAAAGCCTTGGAAACAATTGTGTAGAAGGAACAATTACTAACATTATGCTGGTTTGACCCCATTAACCATATAAGGCCTGAAACTGAGACATGCATCGTGACAGCCAAACCCACTGCCATTTCCACCTCTATCATTGAGGCTCCAGAGGGCAAAGCCCTGAAACCTGCACTGCGGTGCCGCTGATTGTGGCCTAGAAGTGCAGATTGGTGTCActgatctgtctgtctggcatgcggggacggggacggggacgggcaCGAGACGGATTATCCCGTTCTGTGAAGCAGAGCTGCTGACAGAGGCTGCACGTGGCCCATCTGGTTTGAGCGCCGGAGTTTTCCGCCCATACTTGAGCCAGCGGGCTACTCTTGTAGCACTGGCAGCACTCTTGTATGGTGTTTGCAGATGTGGCATACGTATGAATGAGGGCAGGACTTTTGTATGGTGTTAGCAGATGTGGCAGACATATGAATGAGGGCAGGCTGGTTGCCAACATAGTTGACCTCCCTCTTTCCCATGCCTTCATGTAAACATAGATTCAGGATATCGTGTTTGACCTCCTTTCTTCACTCTTGTCTGCAGGGCCATCTCTCAGAGGGACTGGTGACGAAATGGTACAGATCCCCTCGCCTGCTGCTCTCCCCAAACAACTACACCAAAGCGATCGATATGTGGGCAGCTGGCTGCATCTTTGCCGAGATGCTGACTGGGAAGACCCTTTTTGCAGGTCAGTGTTAAAGCATTGAACTCAGCACAATAATGTTGGCACACAGCTCGACTTTGGTCTCatttgaaagaggagagctCCGTGTTCAACAAAGTGAAAAGTAGGTCAGGGTTTCTGGAAGTGCAGCTGGTGAGGAAAAACACTCAAATGGCCCAAGTACAGGAGTTTTGTAGACTATAAAGCATAGCATCACTAGTAATGAACAAACTTGTGTCCTTAttttgttaacacacacacacacacacacacacactaccagtcTACCAGTGTACCAGTGTCTTTCCACTCTTTCCTAGGTCACCTACGCTGACACACAAGCTGGTTGAACTCAGAATAACACATTAGCTACATTACCAAGTGTCTGGCTCACAAATTTCTGTGTGAGGTTGGAGTTCTTCCAGTGGCGATCCATTACCAGTCATTAAATCCTGCGATCTGGCTGTTCCTACGTAGGGGCCCACGAGCTGGAGCAGATGCAGCTGATTCTGGAGTCCATTCCTGTGATCCACGAGGAGGATCGGCAAGAGTTGCAGAGCGTGATTCCGGTGTTCATCAAGAACGACATGTCCGAGCCTCAGACCCCACTGGCCAAGCTGCTGCCCGGCGTCAGTGCTGAAGGTCAGACAGCTTCCTTTGCAATGCCGCAGTTCAGGCCATAGTCTACTCATTAGATGCCAATTACTCACGTTTCTAAAAATGCTTACTGATTTAATTTGACAATTAATTTCCACAGCCCTAGATTTCCTGGAGAAGATCTTGACTTTCAATCCCATGGATCGGTTGACGGCAGAGGAGGCCCTGGCCCACCCCTACATGAGTGACTACTCCTTTCCCCTGGACGAGCCCATCTCCAGCCACCCCTTCCACATCGAGGATGAGGTGGACGACATCCTACTGATGGACCAGAGCCACAGCCATGTCTACAATTGGGACAGGTGAGCTGTACAGCACTATGCCATTTCTCTTCCCAAGCTAAGGAACGCTACCTTTGTAATCCATGTAAATTCAGCACTAACTGGTTATTCATCTGTTTTTTTGGGATTCCAGGTATCATGATAGTCAGTTCTCGGACCAAGATTGGCACCTCCACAGTACCCATGAGGCCGAGGAGGTTCAGCGGGATCCCCGCGCCATGTCTGATGTGACCGATGAAGAGGAGGTCCAGGTGGACCCCCGCAAGTATATGGATGGTGAGCGGGAGAAGTTCCTGGATGATCCCTCCGTTTCCTGGCAACATGAGGACCATCATGAGAACAAATACTGTGACTTAGAATGCGGCCATACTTGCAACTACAAAGCTGTGTCCCCATCTTATCTGGACAACCTCATCTGGCGGGAGAGCGAAGTCAACCACTACTATGAGCCCAAGCTCATCATCGACCTGTCAAACTGGAAGGAGCAGCAGAGCAAGGAGAGGATGGACAAGAAAGGCAAGACCAAGTGTGAGAAGAACGGCCTGGTTAAGGCCCAGATCGCCCTGCGCGAGGCCACCCACAACCAGACCCCAGAGAAAGACTGTGAGCAAGAGAAGGACCTGAGCCAAGGCCAGGGCTTTGATTTTGACTCCTTCATCGCAGGCACCATAAAGCTGAGCCTTCAGCCTGAGCCCAGTGAGGTCGGCCTCCTCAATGAACTCAACAGTTCTGTGTCCCAGCTAGAGATGCGCAGCTCCATGTCCAAGTCCATCAgccaggagaaggaggagaagtgcCTGGTGAACCTGGCCCAACTCGGGGGTCGGGCACCCAATCCGTGGGAGAGCTTTGGGAACTGCGTCGACGCGGCGGGCGAAGACACCTGCCTGATAGACGAGGCCTGCTGGGACGTGCGCAAGGACGAGCAGCTGCAGAAGGAGACGGCCTACACCAGCTACCTGGACCGGCTGTTCAGCAAGCGCGAGGAGACGGTGGAAGTGCTCGATCCAGAACCGGAAGTGGTGAGTGCGGTGATGGACGACAGCTTCCTGGCCAGGAACGGAGAGCTGGTCTTCAACATGCAGCTGGAGTCCCTGACCCTCCCCGGCTTTGATGGCGCCACCGATTTGCCTCTCAAGTCCATCCAGGCCACGTTAACCCCCTCCGCCGTCAAATGCTCCCCTCAAATCGCCCACAAAACATACAGCAGCATTTTTAAGCATTTGAATTAAGTGTCCCAGTGCAGCATTTAGACTACTTCCtggttttattttctttgtttataTGGTAGTACATTATTTTTACTTGAATCATTTCATACCATTTTATGTATGGTTTCttgtctttattttattttttaagataacagttttgttgaatgagGCAACCTCAAACATGAGCAAAAAAGGTTTCGTAGCAGCCTGAAACATCTTGTTAGGCCCACACAAGTGTATGATCATgcatttattattgttttttattattttcctgttttAACCAGCATGTCATTTGCACACCGTGTACTGTAGATACGTGTGGAAGAGTGCTTTGGTCGGGGCAGTGAGGGACAGAGTAGTGGAGGTTAGGGGTGAACAGGAGCGCAGAAAGTAATCAGCTGTGAGCAGGATGAGGAAAATGCACTAAAAGAACATGGGAGACGTCAAGACTGACATTGCTACCCTTGAGGAAGTCAGCCCATTGGAGAGACACACAAGGGTCATTTTTCCAGCTTGTAtctatttccatttttttttaaactaagtctaaattatttatgtattttcccAGATTCTTCAAAATTCTTTCATATTGCCATTTATTTGACATATGATGCCAGCAGCAACCATTAAATGTAGAACTTTGTAAATGTGTTATCTACCTCAAGGTAACAGCAGAGAGTAGTCACTCGGAGCCACACTAGTGCTTTACTCGTCTTCATCCTGATAACCATTCAGTGAGCAgtgactttcttttttttatttgcatttgccATAGTGAAGTGTTAagatcattatttatttttagcaGATGTGATATTTATTTTgaaaggaaaacaacaacaacctgtAAATTCAATGTGACTGTTGGAAACTGAGACATTGGACTTCCATTTTCCTTTTGGCACGAATggtatgttcttttttttaattgtagGATGCAGATTCATCCAACTCTTTTGTTATGTGGAGCTTTCCATTTTCCATCTTTTGTCTCCTTAAGGAAAAAATCTTCCCTTTTTTAATTTATAGgtgctgtctgtgtttgagaggAATACAtgagatgtttgtttttgtttgtttgttttttaattgcGCCTAAAAGTcttaattttttttctaaatgtgtgtgtgtgtgtttagatgtgtgtgtaagtatataTCTGTAATTTGtatataaacaacacacacattgcacacatgcatacacacagtgctatatataaatgtattgtTTAAATCATGTGCATGGAAGAAACCAACAGAAGGTACATTAAAACGAAGTTAACGGTGAAGTATATTGTACATCATTAATTTGATTTTAATTGTATgtttttatgaaaaaaagtttatatatttttttccaagcaAGCATGAGTAAATTAGGTTAAGGAGTAGCATGTAGAACATTTTTGCCTTTAAAACTGGTACTCAGATTTTATCATTGGTTCCCCTGTTATAAGAAAAACGTTATGAATAAAAATTGCCAGCAAATACCAGTTTGCATTGTCATTTAGTTGACATCTATTGGAAGGTCCATCATGAAGATGTTGAGTCTATGTAGACCATATAAACATTCAGCTTGATCACTGCTACATGATACAATATTTACAAAAACTCACAGCACAATTACTTTACATAATAGGACCTCTTACCACTTAATCCTAAACCTACATAAGTACTTGTTTGAGACCTTTAATGTTTATGGTAGTTTCAGAAACACCAGACCAGCAAAACCTGTCTCCCTCTTGGCCCAAAAATGCTGACTTGGATTTTGTGCTGATACTTAATTTTCAAGCTGCCTCCCATTTTCTGTTGCTGAGACTTTGTAGCTTAGTCATGTTGGGCTGATTACGCTCAAGCGAAGGTTTAAAAGATTGCAAGATCTGACTGCAAATTACTACTAAGTAAATTACTACTAAGTATTTGCCAGGTACTGTGACCCCATGTATTCAGTTTACTCCTTCCTCTCTGGATCCTGAAATACATTCTGGCTGAGGTGGACCCTATGTTGAAAGCAGTTAGTTGGTTGTGTTGACCTTCGGTAGCCTGGAAGAGCTGAATACCTGAACCTGAGCCAATGAACGACCCTAAGCCAGAAACAAAGCAGCCCAGCCTGGATGCCACAGCCGGCATGGGCATGAAAGCAGATAGCCCTGGGACATGCTCATGCCAGTGCTTTAGCCCACCACAGGCTCCTGATAGCCCTGGGACATGCTCATGCATACAGTAGCTCCACCACAGGCCCTGCGACATGGTCATGCCAGTATGGTAGCCCCACCACAGGCTCCTGATGCCATGCACATAGGCCAGGCTACTATAAAACCTTGGGAGTTTAGAAAAGTCTTGACTTTAGATTGTCATTGAACACAGCAGATAACCACAAAAAAACGCTTTCGTATGGCTTTGAATATTGGACATTTTTAAAGACTATATCCTCCGTAGTCAAACAAAGATGTGTTATTTTGCTCTACCATTTGAACTATGGAATCACACCTGTGCTCATCTTTATTTAGATGAATGCTAATCTTATGGAGACAATGCTAATGTGTCAACAGCCACGTTTCAAATACTGAATCTATTAGGATCATCTTGACACCACTGTTCAAGGGcatgcagatggagagagaagcttATGGATGTTGACTAGATAGTGAAAATAGTCACTAACTACTTTGTATAAATCCCACCCTGCTGTCCCTCAACTTAACAAACTCAAAATAGATATTAGTGTATTGAGACATCACAGTGAAGGTTAATAGATATCCACTGTATTGAGACATCATAGTGAAGGTTGTCAACAAGGGTGTGCTCCTGACATGGGTCCCTCAGGCTCTGTCTTGGGCACATTCTATCATTTAGCTTGTTAAGCAGCTTTGCCATCCTTGTCATTCTACTCTGCAAAAACCTTCACCTTCACATGCAGTTTGTAGGTTGATGCAAAGAATATACTTTCTTTTGAGTATGTCCCACCATTTAAAATACATAGGTAACAACCACTATAGAGCATCATTTGGATAAAATGGCAGtgtgtttcaaaataaatatcAGTTTTACATATGTAAGGTGGGGAATTAGTTAATTAATGTAGGACTAGCAGTAATATTATCTGTACATGTGGTCAAAGGATGCCATGCCTCTTATGATTTGTATGGCTTGTATGTATGAAGAAGTAATCCAAAAGGGCAATGATAATTCTCAAATATGCATGTTGTTCCACTGGCTTCCATCTTGCCAGTGTTATTAAAAGAGCCTTCTTTCACCATCACCACAGGACTGTGTGGAAACAGATCT encodes:
- the mapk6 gene encoding mitogen-activated protein kinase 6, whose translation is MAEKFESLMNIHGFDLGPRYMDLKPLGYGGNGLVFSAVDTDCDKRVAVKKIVLTDPQSVKHALREIKIIRRLDHDNIVKVFETLGPSGRQLNEDVSSLTEVNSVYIVQEYMETDLCKLLEQGLLSEGHARLFMYQLLRGLKYIHSANVLHRDLKPANLFVNTEDLVLKVGDFGLARIMDPHYSHKGHLSEGLVTKWYRSPRLLLSPNNYTKAIDMWAAGCIFAEMLTGKTLFAGAHELEQMQLILESIPVIHEEDRQELQSVIPVFIKNDMSEPQTPLAKLLPGVSAEALDFLEKILTFNPMDRLTAEEALAHPYMSDYSFPLDEPISSHPFHIEDEVDDILLMDQSHSHVYNWDRYHDSQFSDQDWHLHSTHEAEEVQRDPRAMSDVTDEEEVQVDPRKYMDGEREKFLDDPSVSWQHEDHHENKYCDLECGHTCNYKAVSPSYLDNLIWRESEVNHYYEPKLIIDLSNWKEQQSKERMDKKGKTKCEKNGLVKAQIALREATHNQTPEKDCEQEKDLSQGQGFDFDSFIAGTIKLSLQPEPSEVGLLNELNSSVSQLEMRSSMSKSISQEKEEKCLVNLAQLGGRAPNPWESFGNCVDAAGEDTCLIDEACWDVRKDEQLQKETAYTSYLDRLFSKREETVEVLDPEPEVVSAVMDDSFLARNGELVFNMQLESLTLPGFDGATDLPLKSIQATLTPSAVKCSPQIAHKTYSSIFKHLN